A window of Babylonia areolata isolate BAREFJ2019XMU chromosome 2, ASM4173473v1, whole genome shotgun sequence contains these coding sequences:
- the LOC143300603 gene encoding putative pre-mRNA-splicing factor ATP-dependent RNA helicase PRP1 codes for MQYDMSKRRLDVGDSSSGKRNRDRDDDRRDRYKDEKESKPKSVFEEFNIPRPTLQMNPFTGLPFTPRYYELFNKRSQLPVWEYKTQFLDMVSKHQIIVLVGETGSGKTTQIPQWCLEWVRARYPKKAVACTQPRRVAAMSVAQRVAEEMDVCLGQEVGYSIRFEDCTSAKTVLKYMTDGMLLREGMSDPLLESYGMVLLDEAHERTLATDILMGLLKEIAKQHSELKIVVMSATLDAGKFQQYFDNAPLMSVPGRTHPVEIFYTPEPERDYLEAAIRTVLQIHMCETDAGDILLFLTGQEEIDEACKRIAREVENLGPEIGDLKCIPLYSTLPPNLQQRIFEPAPPPKPNGAVGRKVVVSTNIAETSLTIDGVVFVIDPGFAKQKVYNPRIRVESLLVTAISKASAQQRAGRAGRTRPGKCFRLYTEKAYMQEMQENTYPEILRSNLGSVVLQLKKLGIDDLVHFDFMDPPAPETLMRALELLNYLAGLDDDGELTELGSMMAEFPLDPQLAKMVIASCDSNCSNEILSITSMLSVPQCFVRPTEAKKAADEAKMRFAHIDGDHLTLLNVYHAFKQNHEDPQWCYDNFVNYRSLKSADNVRQQLARIMDRFNLRRSSTEFTSRDYYINIRKALVNGFFMQVAHLERTGHYLTVKDNQVVQLHPSTVLDHKPEWVLYNEFVLTTKNYIRTVTDIKPEWLVKMAPQYYDMSNFPMCEARRVLERIIAKLQNRMDDYQ; via the exons ATGCAATACGACATGTCGAAGAGAAGACTGGACGTAGGTGATTCAAGTTCCGGCAAAAGGAACAG GGATCGAGATGATGACAGAAGAGACAGATACAAGGATGAGAAAGAAAGCAAACCCAAATCTGTATTTGAAGAATTCAACATCCCAAGACCAACCCTTCAGATGAATCCATTTACAG GTTTGCCATTCACCCCACGTTACTATGAACTGTTTAACAAACGAAGTCAGCTACCAGTGTGGGAATACAAGACCCAGTTCCTGGACATGGTATCCAAGCATCAGATCATTGTGCTGGTGGGAGAAACAGGGTCTGGGAAAACCACACAG ATTCCTCAGTGGTGTCTGGAATGGGTGAGAGCCCGGTACCCAAAGAAGGCTGTAGCTTGCACCCAGCCCCGTCGAGTGGCAGCTATGTCAGTGGCCCAGCGTGTGGCAGAAGAGATGGATGTCTGCCTAGGGCAAGAAGTGGGCTACAGCATCCGTTTTGAAGACTGCACATCAGCCAAGACTGTCCTCAA GTACATGACAGACGGAATGTTGTTGCGAGAGGGTATGTCTGACCCCCTGTTGGAATCCTATGGCATGGTTTTGCTTGACGAGGCTCATGAGCGCACACTGGCTACTGACATCTTGATGGGTCTGTTGAAGGAAATTGCAAAGCAGCATTCTGAATTGAAGATTGTTGTCATGAGCGCTACTCTGGATGCTGGAAAATTCCAg CAATACTTTGACAATGCTCCACTGATGAGTGTGCCTGGTCGAACCCACCCTGTGGAGATTTTTTACACCCCAGAACCAGAACGTGACTATTTAGAGGCAGCTATCAGGACTGTTCTGCAGATCCACATGTGTGAGACTGATGCTGGtgatattcttctttttctcactgGACAAGAG GAAATTGATGAGGCTTGCAAGCGGATAGCACGGGAGGTGGAGAACCTGGGGCCAGAGATTGGCGACCTGAAATGCATACCACTGTACTCCACACTGCCTCCCAACCTTCAACAACGTATCTTTGAGCCTGCTCCACCCCCAAAACCCAATGGTGCTGTGGGACGAAAAGTAGTGGTGTCCACAAACATTGCAGAGACATCATTGACCATCGacggtgttgtgtttgtgattgaTCCTGGCTTTGCAAAACAAAAG GTGTACAACCCTCGCATTCGAGTGGAATCCCTTCTGGTAACGGCCATTTCCAAAGCCAGTGCCCAGCAGCGTGCTGGTCGTGCCGGCCGTACACGGCCAGGGAAGTGTTTCCGCCTGTACACAGAGAAAGCTTACATGCAGGAGATGCAGGAGAACACCTACCCTGAGATCCTGCGTTCCAATCTGGGCTCTGTGGTTCTGCAGCTGAAGAAACTGGGCATTGATGATCTGGTCCACTTTGACTTTATGGACCCTCCTG CACCTGAGACGTTGATGCGAGCCCTGGAATTGCTGAATTACCTGGCTGGTCTGGATGACGATGGAGAGTTGACAGAGTTGGGGTCCATGATGGCTGAGTTCCCTCTGGATCCTCAGCTGGCCAAGATGGTGATTGCATCCTGCGATTCCAACTGTAGCAACGAGATCCTGTCCATCACCTCCATGCTGTCAG TGCCACAGTGCTTTGTGCGACCCACTGAGGCCAAGAAAGCAGCCGATGAGGCCAAGATGAGGTTTGCCCACATTGACGGGGACCATCTGACTCTGCTTAACGTCTACCACGCTTTCAAGCAGA ATCATGAGGATCCCCAGTGGTGCTATGACAACTTTGTCAACTACCGTTCCCTGAAGTCTGCGGACAATGTGCGCCAGCAGCTGGCCCGCATCATGGACCGATTCAACCTGCGGCGCTCGTCCACAGAGTTCACATCTCGAGACTACTACATCAACATCCGCAAAGCTCTCGTCAATGGGTTCTTCATGCAG gtGGCTCACCTGGAAAGGACGGGCCATTACCTGACAGTGAAGGACAACCAAGTGGTGCAGCTTCATCCTTCCACTGTGCTGGACCACAAACCAGAGTGGGTGCTGTACAACGAGTTTGTGCTCACCACAAAGAACTACATccgcacagtcacagacatcaagCCGGAGTG
- the LOC143300612 gene encoding RING finger protein 145-like — protein MVPLQWRVSRAWVEAGVGVILRVPALFLLEAWFRTDPLKAIQVNTLDVEIIVKVVYYLAVVVSLVFATLPLRQLVWLYMYIVSGGLLLASFLLSQEVVEGERARQDVDGSAFWTALLEDRQHCQRLVLNMVAQAVISALIAYLIDMKDWTKFLLLVFALPVFSRITGLPVVVMHVLHNFATIFTLMIGLLYVFNNLGNMIDMFKERINSVAASFRVLGILPVLMAFWHAVLLPVQLLLFWLVLFISQIYVYLYTDGHPILQEHWIIILLASIGECCATPISLFALCVTITYSSYAILSLTKLYLQGFEAFTNDNDSMRGWTEGFTMLLIAVQTDVLDLRPLQRAFLMSILLFIVVSSLIQSMYEIADPVLLALSASHNKSVFKHLRAVALCTFLWMFPLYMTYSICQYFDLDFWLMVIVSSCLLTSVQVVGSLVVYTLFMYDSIRSEPWENLDDIVYLARAVTRVLEFIVAVFVVLYGIKESLFGEWSWINSTILIVHCYFNVWQRLQSGWKSFLLRWEAVKKVESMPLASEEQLAEHDDVCAICYHEMKSAYITPCGHIYHGLCLRKWLYVRESCPMCHRDIVQQDLTPQNTNTENSTANATAAMSTEGQREGANADADQDGSERVDGSECSASTSCTDFSGLTESDTIDQDMDGIEEMDAIEADRM, from the exons ATGGTACCACTCCAGTGGCGTGTATCCAGAGCATGGGTGGaggcgggtgtgggtgtgattcTGCGAGTGCCGGCTCTCTTTCTGCTTGAAGCATGGTTTCGTACCGACCCTTTGAAGGCCATACAAGTCAACACTCTGGATGTGGAGATCATCGTTAAAGTTGTCTATTACCTGG CTGTGGTGGTGTCCTTAGTGTTTGCAACACTGCCTTTACGTCAGTTGGTATGGCTGTACATGTACATCGTCAGTGGTGGCCTGCTCCTGGCATCCTTCCTTCTGTCCCAAGAAGTGGTGGAAGGTGAACGAGCAAGACAAGATGTGGATGGCAGTGCCTTCTGGACAGCTTTGCTGGAAGATCGCCAGCACTGTCAGAGACTGGTGCTCAATATGGTGGCACAAGCTGTCATATCCGCTCTTATTGCCTACCTGATTGACATGAAGGACTGGACAAAGTTCCTGTTGCTGGTATTTGCCCTGCCAGTGTTCTCTCGTATCACAGGTCTCCCCGTGGTGGTGATGCACGTTCTGCACAATTTTGCCACTATCTTCACCTTGATGATTGGCTTGTTATATGTGTTCAACAACCTTGGCAACATGATAGACATGTTTAAGGAGAGGATCAACAGTGTGGCTGCGTCTTTCCGTGTGCTTGGGATTCTTCCTGTGCTCATGGCGTTCTGGCATGCTGTGTTGCTGCCTGTTCAGCTTCTGCTTTTCTGGTTGGTGTTGTTCATCTCCCAAATCTATGTCTATCTGTACACCGACGGCCATCCAATCCTACAGGAACACTGGATCATCATCCTGCTGGCAAGCATTGGAGAGTGTTGTGCCACCCCTATAAGCTTGTTTGCCCTCTGCGTGACCATTACCTATTCTTCCTATGCAATCTTATCTCTGACCAAACTTTATCTGCAAGGATTCGAAGCCTTCACCAACGATAATGACAGCATGAGAGGCTGGACGGAAGGGTTTACCATGCTGCTTATTGCAGTGCAGACTGATGTGCTGGACCTTCGGCCATTGCAGAGAGCTTTTCTGATGTCTATTCTGCTGTTCATTGTCGTCTCCTCGCTGATCCAGTCCATGTATGAAATAGCTGATCCAGTGCTTTTAGCTCTGAGTGCTTCTCACAACAAGAGTGTGTTCAAACATTTAAGAGCAGTGGCACTGTGCACCTTCCTGTGGATGTTCCCACTGTACATGACTTACTCCATCTGCCAGTACTTTGATCTGGACTTCTGGCTCATGGTCATTGTGTCCAGCTGCTTGCTGACCTCAGTGCAG GTGGTTGGGTCGCTGGTTGTCTACACACTGTTCATGTATGACTCCATACGAAGTGAACCCTGGGAAAATCTGGACGACATTGTCTACCTGGCTCGTGCTGTCACTCGTGTTCTGGAATTCATTGTGGCTGTTTTCGTGGTCCTGTACGGCATCAAGGAGTCATTGTTTGGAGAGTGGAGCTGGATCAATTCCACCATCCTGATTGTTCATTGTTACTTCAATGTATGGCAGCGTCTGCAGAGCGGGTGGAAAAGCTTTCTGCTCCGCTGGGAGGCTGTGAAAAAG GTGGAAAGCATGCCTCTCGCCTCAGAGGAGCAGCTTGCCGAGCATGACGATGTTTGTGCCATCTGTTACCACGAGATGAAGAGCGCATACATCACACCTTGTGGACACATCTATCACGGCTTGTGTCTGCGAAAGTGGCTGTACGTGAGGGAATCCTGTCCCATGTGTCACCGTGACATTGTGCAGCAAGACCTGACCCCGCAAAACACGAACACTGAAAACAGCACTGCAAATGCTACGGCAGCGATGtcgacagagggacaaagagaagggGCTAATGCAGATGCAGATCAGGATGGTTCAGAAAGGGTGGATGGGTCTGAGTGTAGTGCTAGCACCTCTTGCACAGATTTCAGTGGGCTGACAGAATCTGACACCATTGATCAGGATATGGACGGTATAGAGGAGATGGATGCAATAGAGGCTGACAGGATGTAA